Within Nodosilinea sp. FACHB-141, the genomic segment GGCGGCATTGGGTTGGTGAAGGCGATCGGGCGATAGCGGTTAGGAGTGGAGGGCTCAACGGTATAGGGTTTAGAGTCTAAGGCCAGTGGCCAATCCTTAAACGCTGAAACTTTTAGCCTCAAACCGTTTTAGCGCACAAAGTCTAAGCTCTAGCTTTTAACCGATACCTTTTCCGCAAGCTTTCAGGTTAGGATCAAGCCGTCGCTACGGACTGACCTAATGTTTTTAGACGAGCTTACTCCCTTTGTGCAAGAGCTGACCGCTCACCCTGTGGCGTTTTTGGGTGGGCTAGCCTCAGGGCTGCTGCGGCTTAGTCTATCGGATGACCCTGTAAAAAGCTGGCTGCAGAACCAAGGGATTACACCCACAAGCGGAGATGGTGGTGGATGGGGAGGCAACGATCGCAACGGCGGTCCCCAAAGCATTTCAATTGATTAATTAGAAATAAATAACAGATGCACACTGAACTAGCGCTGGACTCGCCTTCCCTACTGAATTAGGTGTAAGGCACTACCGTTAGGCCCAACTCTGCTGGGGCAATAGCTCTTCTGCCCAACGATTGATCCGCTGCACTAGAGCCTGAAGTTGCTCGCTCGACTGACGGGCTGCCGCTGCTGTCAAGGCGCGGCGGTAGTCAGCGATCGCACAGTTCCAGTCGCCACGCAGGTGATAAGTACGGCCCCGCTCAGCATAGATAAACTCAGGCAGCTGGTGAAACATCAGCGCTTCGTCAAAGCAATCTAAGGCGCGATCGAGGTCGCCCATCTGCCGCAGGGTAGCGCCCATGTTGATGCGGGCGCGGCCGTTAAAAGGGTTGAGATCAACGGCCTGTTCGTAGTCGTCAAGGGCGGCGGGCAGGTCGCCGAGGGCCGCATGGCACATGGCCCGATTGTTGTGGGCTTGGTCGAGATCTGGGTTGAGATAGATGGCGCGATCGCAGTCGGCCAAAGCTGCGTAGGGTTGACCCAGCCACAATTGCACTAGACCCCGGTTGCTGTAGTACATGGCTCGCTGGGGATGGCGCTCAACCAGCTGATCTAGCAGGTGCAGCGCCTGAGAATACTGTTGACGTTTGACCGCTGCCGCCGCCAGTCGGCTGAGGGTATCATCGTCGGTGGTGTAAGACCCGGTCACCGAGTCGTGGGCCGTGGGCAGGGCCGCCGAGTCAACCGGGGGCAAGCCCGACGGTTGAAGGGGAAGCATGCAAACCAGAGGCTGTTGTGATCGGTAGATGTGCATGGTTTTAGTCCTGTTGTGTGCTCATAAACCGTTAAATCAATCTAGCGGGAGAGCAGAGGCTTAAAACCCCTAAGCTCGTGCCCTCAAAGCAGGAACTGTTTATAGAATCCCATCTTGGCTGATGGGTCCGGACGAACCTGTGGCAGTTCTCGAGCTGGCTAGGTCTAGCGGCGAAGGCCCACTGATAATCCAAACGAGATCTTCGCTGGCGCTATCTCTGTAATCCTGCCTGATGTCGCTATGGTCGCATCTCCCCCCTGGGGTCTAAACCGGAAAAAAACGGAGGTTAAACCTGCCTTTTGGCGGCTTAACCCCCGTTTAGTGCCATAACCTAA encodes:
- a CDS encoding tetratricopeptide repeat protein, which encodes MLPLQPSGLPPVDSAALPTAHDSVTGSYTTDDDTLSRLAAAAVKRQQYSQALHLLDQLVERHPQRAMYYSNRGLVQLWLGQPYAALADCDRAIYLNPDLDQAHNNRAMCHAALGDLPAALDDYEQAVDLNPFNGRARINMGATLRQMGDLDRALDCFDEALMFHQLPEFIYAERGRTYHLRGDWNCAIADYRRALTAAAARQSSEQLQALVQRINRWAEELLPQQSWA